GAGGACGATGCCGATCAGAAAGAGCCAGAGCATAAGCACGATGATCCCGCCAAGGCTCCCGTACGTCTGCGAGAAGTTGGCAAAGTTACTGATATAGATCGAGAACCCGAACCCCGTGAGCTGCCAGGCGAGGGTGGCGAAGAGAGCGCCCGGGAGCGCGTACCGAAACGGGATCTTCGTGTTCGGCGCTAGATAATAGAGGGCGGCAAAGATCATCGCGAGGAGACTGATACTGACGACCCAGCGAAGGAGCCGGAACAGTTCTTCAAGCTCCGCCGTCAGAATCCCGAAGGAGCTGATGAAGCTGATGATCGCGTCCCCCATGACCGGAAGAATCAAGGCGACGATGAGTGCGAGAATCAGTCCGAAGGTGAGTGCGATGGAGACGAGCCGTGCTTTCCAAAACGGGCGCTGTACCTTGACGTTATAGGCTTCGTTTTGGGCTTTGATGAACGTGTTCATCCCGTTTGAAGCCGACCAGATCGTCGCAAGGATCCCGAACGTGAGAAGGCCGCCCCGCTGTTCGGTGACGAGATTGACGATCTGCCCCTCGATCATCGAGGCGATCTCCCCGGGGATGAACTGATACATCAACTCGACGACGATGTTCGGATCGAGGTCGAAGTAGGGAATGATCGACAGGATGAGAATGAGCATCGGAAAGAGAGAGAGCATGTAATAATAGGCTTGTGCCGCGGCAAGAAGCGGCACATTGTCTTTTGTGAATTCCTGGCCGAGGGA
This genomic window from [Bacillus] selenitireducens MLS10 contains:
- a CDS encoding YihY/virulence factor BrkB family protein; translation: MKPKAIARSVIGFFKSLGQEFTKDNVPLLAAAQAYYYMLSLFPMLILILSIIPYFDLDPNIVVELMYQFIPGEIASMIEGQIVNLVTEQRGGLLTFGILATIWSASNGMNTFIKAQNEAYNVKVQRPFWKARLVSIALTFGLILALIVALILPVMGDAIISFISSFGILTAELEELFRLLRWVVSISLLAMIFAALYYLAPNTKIPFRYALPGALFATLAWQLTGFGFSIYISNFANFSQTYGSLGGIIVLMLWLFLIGIVLVVGAEINAVLYRKHRTGMRRDPEDDYMI